In Toxoplasma gondii ME49 chromosome VIII, whole genome shotgun sequence, a single genomic region encodes these proteins:
- a CDS encoding Gar1 protein RNA binding region protein (encoded by transcript TGME49_272010) — protein MSGRGRGSFGGRGGGRGGRGGFGGRGGGRGGGRGGFSGGGYNQGPPEQIVEAGEVMHACESQLVVKGTLSQQVPYFNGRVFLENKEEIGKVDEILGPINEMLFSVRLNEGVKAASVKPKTKFYIDCQQTLPLSRFLPKPPVAKGQKKEAGAGGRGGGRGGRGGGRGGFGRGGGGRGGGGRGGGRGGFASRGSFGRGGGGGRGRGGFSRGS, from the exons ATGAGTGGACGCGGAAGAGGCTCTTTTGGCGGCCGTGGAGGAGGCAGGGGAGGACGGGGAGGCTTCGGCGGACGAGGTGGCGGACGCGGCGGCGGACGCGGTGGATTCTCTGGAGGAG GCTACAACCAAGGCCCTCCGGAGCAGATTGTCG AGGCTGGCGAAGTGATGCATGCGTGCGAGTCGCAACTGGTCGTCAAGGGCACTCTCTCTCAACAAGTTCCCTACTTCAACGGGCGGGTGTTTctggaaaacaaagaagaaattGGAAAGGTGGACGAAATCCTCGGCCCCATCAATGAAATG cttttctctgttcgcttGAACGAAGGTGTGAAAGCCGCATCTGTCAAACCGAAAACCAAG ttctACATCGACTGTCAGCAGACGCTGCCTCTTAGTCGCTTTCTCCCCAAGCCTCCGGTTGCCAAGGGCCAGAAGAAAG aggcCGGTGCTGGCGGACGCGGAGGCGGTCGTGGAGGTCGAGGCGGCGGTCGTGGAGGCTTCGggcgcggcggcggcggcaggggcggcggcggcagaggcggcggcagAGGAGGTTTCGCCTCCAGAGGCTCGTTTGG ccgtggaggaggcggcggacGGGGTCGTGGAGGCTTCAGCAGAGGGTCGTGA